Proteins from a genomic interval of Trifolium pratense cultivar HEN17-A07 linkage group LG6, ARS_RC_1.1, whole genome shotgun sequence:
- the LOC123889703 gene encoding elongation factor Tu, mitochondrial-like yields the protein MASTLVLRNSSSSTSKRLSPFLFSSQFHTSLTRSPQSQSPLTNDTTTPSSSSSSSSNPWWRSMATFTRTKPHVNVGTIGHVDHGKTTLTAAITRVLADEGNAKAVAFDEIDKAPEEKKRGITIATAHVEYETAKRHYAHVDCPGHADYVKNMITGAAQMDGGILVVSAPDGPMPQTKEHILLARQVGVPSLVCFLNKVDAVDDPELLELVEMELRELLNFYKFPGDDIPIIRGSALSALQGTNEEIGRKAILKLMDAVDEYIPDPVRQLDKPFLMPIEDVFSIQGRGTVATGRVEQGIIKVGDEVEVLGLMQGGPLKTTVTGVEMFKKILDQGQAGDNVGLLLRGLKREDIQRGQVIAKPGSVKTSKKFEAEIYVLTKDEGGRHTAFFSNYRPQFYLRTADITGKVELPENVKMVMPGDNVTAVFELILPVPLDKGQRFALREGGRTVGAGVVSKVMN from the exons ATGGCTTCTACTCTTGTTCTCCGAAACTCTTCATCTTCTACCTCCAAACGTCTTTCTccttttctcttttcttctcaATTCCACACTTCCCTCACTCGTTCGCCGCAATCTCAATCACCTCTCACCAATGATACCACTactccttcttcttcctcctcctcctcctccaatcCATGGTGGAGATCCATGGCTACTTTCACCAGAAC AAAACCTCATGTTAACGTTGGAACTATTGGACACGTAGATCACGGTAAAACTACACTCACCGCTGCAATCACCAGA GTGCTTGCTGATGAAGGGAATGCTAAAGCTGTTGCTTTTGATGAAATTGATAAGGCTCCTGAAGAGAAGAAGAGAGGAATTACAATTGCTACG GCTCATGTTGAGTATGAGACTGCAAAACGGCATTATGCACATGTAGATTGCCCTGGACATGCCGATTATGTTAAA AATATGATTACTGGAGCTGCCCAAATGGATGGCGGCATCCTTGTTGTATCTGCTCCTGATGGACCAATGCCTCAAACCAAGGAGCACATTCTTCTAGCTCGCCAA GTTGGTGTACCATCTCTTGTGTGCTTTTTAAATAAAGTTGATGCTGTTGATGATCCAGAGTTGTTAGAGCTTGTAGAAATGGAGCTCCGTG AGCTTCTGAACTTCTACAAATTCCCTGGGGATGATATCCCTATCATTAGAGGTTCCGCATTGTCTGCGTTACAAGGTACAAATGAAGAGATTGGAAGAAAGGCCATTCTAAAATTAATGGATGCTGTAGATGAGTACATTCCTGACCCTGTTCGCCAGCTTGACAAGCCTTTCTTGATGCCCATTGAAGATGTATTCTCAATTCAG GGACGAGGAACAGTTGCTACTGGTCGTGTTGAACAAGGAATCATCAAAGTTGGTGATGAAGTTGAGGTTTTGGGTCTGATGCAG GGTGGTCCTCTGAAAACAACAGTTACTGGAGTCGAGATGTTCAAGAAGATTTTGGATCAAGGACAA GCCGGTGATAATGTTGGTCTTCTTCTCCGTGGTCTAAAACGTGAAGACATTCAACGTGGTCAG GTCATTGCTAAGCCCGGTTCTGTAAAAACATCCAAGAAATTTGAGGCAGAGATATATGTGCTCACAAAAGATGAGGGTGGGCGACACACTGCTTTCTTCTCTAACTATAGACCTCAGTTTTACTTGAGGACTGCTGATATTACTGGAAAAGTAGAGTTGCCTGAAAATGTTAAAATGGTTATGCCTGGAGACAATGTTACTGCcgtgtttgaattgattttacCTGTTCCACTTGACAAAG GGCAAAGATTTGCATTGAGAGAGGGCGGCAGAACAGTTGGTGCAGGTGTGGTGTCGAAAGTGATGAACTGA
- the LOC123889700 gene encoding sugar transporter ERD6-like 7 has translation MKMEIKEDDVEGGGKQIKGGIREPLIHASKEQHHHDHPWMVYFTTFIAVCGSYEFGACVGYSSPTQEAIRKDLNLSLAEYSLFGSILTFGAMIGAITSGTIADFVGRKGAMRVSSAFCIAGWLVIYFSQGPVPLDIGRLATGYGMGVYSYVVPVFVAEIAPKELRGTLTTLNQFMIVIGGSMSFIIGTVLSWRALSIIGLIPTAVLLLGLFLIPESPRWLAKRGCAKDFVAALQILRGKDADISQETEEIQDYITSLEQLAKPKMLDLFQKRYLRSLTIGVGLMVCQQLGGINGVCFYTRSIFDLAGFPSTTGSIIYAIIQIVITGVGAALIDKVGRKPLLLASGSGLVAGCIFTAAAFYLKVHDVGVGAVPALALTGILVYVGSFSIGMGAIPWVVMSEIFPVNIKGQAGSIATLVNWFGAWLCSYTFNFLMGWSSYGTFVLYAAINALAILFIVLVVPETKGKSLEQLQAAINA, from the exons ATGAAGATGGAAATCAAAGAGGATGATGTTGAAGGTGGTGGTAAGCAGATCAAAGGAGGAATAAGAGAACCATTGATACATGCAAGCAAAGAACAACATCATCATGATCATCCATGGATGGTTTACTTCACCACATTCATTGCTGTTTGTGGTTCTTATGAATTTGGTGCTTGT GTTGGATATTCATCTCCAACTCAAGAAGCTATCAGGAAGGATCTTAATCTGTCTTTGGCAGAG TACTCTTTGTTTGGCTCCATCTTGACTTTCGGTGCAATGATTGGCGCAATAACAAGTGGAACTATTGCTGATTTCGTTGGACGAAAGGGG GCAATGAGAGTGTCGAGCGCTTTCTGTATTGCAGGGTGGCTTGTTATTTACTTTTCTCAG GGTCCTGTGCCTTTGGATATTGGGAGACTAGCAACAGGATATGGAATGGGAGTTTATTCATATGTG gttCCTGTATTCGTAGCAGAAATTGCGCCAAAAGAACTCCGAGGAACCTTGACTACCTTAAATCAG TTTATGATTGTTATTGGGGGGTCTATGTCATTCATAATTGGAACAGTACTTTCATGGAGGGCTTTATCTATAATCG GTCTTATTCCCACTGCTGTGTTGCTTTTGGGTTTGTTCTTAATTCCAGAATCTCCTAGATGGCTG GCAAAGAGAGGATGTGCGAAAGATTTTGTGGCAGCATTGCAAATACTTCGCGGTAAAGATGCTGATATATCTCAAGAAACAGAAGAAATTCAG GATTATATAACTAGTTTAGAACAGCTCGCAAAACCAAAGATGCTGGATTTGtttcaaaaaagatatttacGCTCACTCACG ATTGGTGTAGGTCTTATGGTTTGCCAGCAACTTGGTGGAATCAATGGAGTTTGCTTTTATACTAGGAGTATTTTTGATCTAGCAG GATTTCCTTCCACGACGGGGAGTATAATTTATGCTATCATTCAG ATTGTAATCACGGGTGTTGGAGCAGCTCTCATAGATAAAGTAGGCAGGAAGCCGCTACTATTG GCATCTGGATCAGGATTGGTTGCAGGATGTATATTTACCGCAGCTGCATTCTATCTTAAG GTTCATGATGTCGGTGTGGGAGCAGTTCCAGCACTTGCCCTTACCGGCATACTG GTCTATGTAGGATCTTTTTCAATAGGAATGGGAGCAATTCCATGGGTCGTGATGTCTGAG ATATTTCCTGTAAATATTAAAGGGCAGGCAGGAAGCATAGCGACGTTAGTGAACTGGTTTGGCGCATGGTTATGCTCCTATACTTTCAACTTTCTCATGGGTTGGAGCTCCTATG GTACATTTGTTCTTTATGCTGCAATCAACGCGCTAGCtatattatttatagttttagtAGTGCCAGAAACCAAAGGTAAGAGCCTTGAACAATTACAGGCAGCCATTAACGCGTAG
- the LOC123890226 gene encoding SKP1-like protein 1B, with product MSSSSTNKKITLKSSDGQSFEVDEAVARESQTIKHVLDDRADDKEIPIPEVNSKILAKVIEYCKKHVEAATASSDEKHNAENNLMVWDSEFINVDKFTVFELIRASNYLDIKNLSDLSCSTVADMLRGKSTEEIREMFDIKNDFLPEEEAQLRRENVWAFE from the coding sequence ATGTCTTCAAGTTCAACCAACAAGAAGATCACTCTCAAGAGTTCCGACGGCCAATCCTTTGAGGTCGATGAAGCAGTTGCACGGGAATCACAAACAATTAAGCACGTGCTCGATGATCGTGCTGACGACAAGGAAATCCCTATTCCAGAAGTCAACAGCAAGATTTTGGCAAAAGTTATTGAATACTGTAAGAAGCATGTTGAGGCAGCCACCGCGAGTTCCGATGAAAAACATAATGCTGAGAATAATCTTATGGTTTGGGACAGTGAATTCATCAATGTTGATAAGTTTACGGTTTTTGAGCTGATTCGTGCTTCAAATTACTTGGATATCAAAAACTTGTCTGATCTTTCATGCTCGACTGTTGCGGATATGTTAAGAGGGAAGTCGACTGAGGAAATTCGTGAGATGTTTGACATTAAGAATGATTTCCTTCCGGAGGAAGAGGCACAACTTAGAAGGGAAAATGTATGGGCATTTGAATGA
- the LOC123890681 gene encoding SKP1-like protein 1A, with translation MSSSTMKFTLKSHDGETFEVDEAVALQSETIKYLIEDGCANNTIPIPNVSSKILAMIIEYCKKHVEAEAASSDKKPSEDDLNAWDAEFVKIDSASLFELVIAANFLNIKNLLILTCNTIAEIIKGKTAEEIRQTFNIKNDFSAEEQEEIHKENEWPFQ, from the coding sequence ATGTCTTCTTCAACCATGAAATTCACTCTCAAGAGTCACGACGGCGAAACCTTCGAAGTCGATGAAGCAGTGGCATTGCAATCAGAAACAATCAAGTACTTGATCGAAGACGGTTGTGCCAACAACACGATCCCTATTCCAAACGTCAGCAGCAAGATCTTAGCGATGATAATTGAATACTGCAAGAAGCATGTCGAAGCGGAAGCAGCGAGTTCCGATAAAAAACCTTCTGAGGATGATCTTAATGCTTGGGACGCTGAATTCGTGAAGATTGATTCGGCTTCGCTTTTTGAACTCGTTATTGCTGCGAATTTCTTGAATATCAAGAATTTGTTGATTCTTACTTGCAATACTATAGCAGAGATTATAAAAGGGAAGACAGCAGAGGAAATTCGTCAGACGTTTAACATTAAGAATGATTTCAGTGCTGAGGAACAAGAGGAAATTCATAAGGAAAATGAATGGCCATTTCAGTGA